From one Triticum aestivum cultivar Chinese Spring chromosome 4B, IWGSC CS RefSeq v2.1, whole genome shotgun sequence genomic stretch:
- the LOC123093584 gene encoding NADH dehydrogenase [ubiquinone] 1 beta subcomplex subunit 7, with translation MEEAAAAAGVQLGTSKPQIATQAEMAEARLPIPYRDQCAHLLIPLNKCRVAEFYLPWKCEPERHSYEKCQYELVMERMLQMQKIREAQAGAKVKGSVTIGVPLAPSTAKLA, from the coding sequence atggaagaggcggcggcggcggccggcgtgcaGCTGGGCACCTCGAAGCCGCAGATCGCGACCCAGGCGGAGATGGCGGAGGCGCGCCTGCCGATCCCCTACCGCGACCAGTGCGCGCACCTCCTCATCCCGCTCAACAAGTGCCGCGTCGCCGAGTTCTACCTCCCCTGGAAGTGCGAGCCCGAGCGCCACTCCTACGAGAAGTGCCAGTACGAGCTCGTCATGGAGCGGATGCTCCAGATGCAGAAGATCCGCGAGGCGCAGGCGGGCGCCAAGGTCAAGGGCAGCGTCACCATCGGCGTGCCCCTCGCCCCCTCCACCGCCAAGCTCGCCTGA